The genomic segment ACAGTTTCAACTTAAGGAGTACCAAGCTATGTCAACAAAACGTCCAGCAGTATTACCAGTTTCCTTCGATCACCTCAGCAGATCAGTCAGCACACCAATAGCACGAAGATTCTATGAGGTTTCCAAGGATGTGTGGCAAGAAGGCTATGAGCAGCCATTCGTGCAAGAACTGGGGAAGGGGACGCTCTCAAAGGAGAGATTCACCTTCTACATGCTTCAGGACTATCTCTATCTCAATGATTATGCCAAAGTGCATGCGCTCGCGATGACTAAGAGTGATGATGACAGAATTATCGAGAGGATGGTGCAAGTGCAACAAGCCATTGTTGGTGAGCGAGATCAGGTGCACAAAAGCTATATTGAGCGCTATGGCATCACTCGTGAACAAATTGAAGGGGCCACGCAATCAGCTTTTGCCAGAGCTTACACCTCGAATATGCTCGCTATCGCTTATGCTAAACCACTGGTTGATGTATTAGTGGCTGTGCTGCCTTGTGCTTGGGTATATGCAGACTATGGCACTCGCTTAGCTCACGACAACAGCGCAACCCTGGCTGCCAATCCTTACAAAGATTGGGTAGACATGTATGCTGCTGATGATTTTTGGCAGAGCGCTGTTTGGCTCCTAGACATCATAGAGGACCAGACTCGAGAGCTTAGTGAGCGCAGACTCAAAGAATTGGACTCGATTTTCCGTGTAGGCGTAGAACACGAATATATGTTTTGGGACAGTGCTTACCGCATGCAGCGCTCATGGAAAGCGCAGTGGGACGAGCGGTGAAGTGCGTAGCGGGACGCACGCTGATGCTCAAGGCATAGCTGCACCCTATCAGTGATACGAACCGATGATAATCGCTACGAAAGCATTATGTTACATCGGTGAATAGTGGTTTCAGGGCTCATCCCTAGCGTTGGGCACAGTGGCAAGCAACCTCAATGATGAGGTGTTTCCACCCTGCCCATAATCTCAGCAGTGCAGTACTCCGCAACGCTAATCAAACCGTATCTAAGCATTCGTCGGGATTGATGTAGCGCTGAAGCGCAAATGTCATTTCGTCAATATTCTCTCGTCACTGTCCGCTCGATACTGTCCGCTGTAGTAATCGCTGCACTACCTAAGAGCAGCGACAATTTGGCAAATATGAATATATACGCAAAAATTAACCTATTCGCATAAAACTGAACTATACGTATAATAAATTAAGTCAGTGGTTAAACCCATGTTTTTGGGCATTCCCCCTAACGTGCATCTGGATTTCCAGATTCTCGTGATCGTTGCACTACTAGTGCTGTGGATCAGAGCTCGGTAGCTGTTAGCACCGGTCGCGGGGGGGGGGCGTCTTGTCGGTCGTTGAAGGGGAGTTATTGGTATGGAGTCGGACGTGTTGCTCTCTCACGAAGGTGAGAGTGCGGATATTAATGAAATAACGCCGGAAGTGGCTGGGGCAAAGCATGTTCGTGGTTCCGGACCATCGCCTGAAGAAGAACACAAGAATCGCAAGCGCGCGCTGCCTTGGATTTTGGTTGGCGTGCTGCTGTTGGCGTTGTTGGGTGGCTTGGCGGCTTGGTGGTTAATGCGTCCTGCAGAGACTCATGAGGCTGGCGGCGTCAGTTGGGCGCAAGGTCAGTCATCTGAGTCGGGGACTCCGTTGCAGCCTGGGAGCGTGCGTATTGCCGGGTATCCCAAGGTGGAAGTTACCGGCGGCTCTGTGGCTCATGCACCTATCAAAAACTCTGCAGAAAACACTTTCGCAGTGTCATACATTTTAGATTTGGATGGGGAGACGCTCTGGGAAAGCGGCTTAATTAAACCTGGCGTGGAGGTGGGAGAGCAGCGTCTTTCCCGTGCTCTTTCACCCGGCGTTCATAAGGCTACGTGGCTGGTTCAGGCGTGGACTTTGGATGAGAAAGATCCACAGGGATTAAACAAGGTGGAAATGCCTTGTGAAATCACCGTGGCTCAGTAGTAATCAAGAAACAACAATGAGTAAAGGATTGAAGATCATGACTACAACAAGCAACAAGCTTCGTTTCGCTGCTGGTGCAGCCGCCCTTGCATTGCTCGCCTCAGCTTCCTTCGTGGGTGCCGCTAGCGCAGCAGAAGTTGGCACTGGTGATCACAATATTGATGTCACTGTCCAGATTTATGCCGATGATGCGGCAGTAGTGGTAACTCTGCCTTCCGGCTTCAACCTGGATGGTAATGCACCTGATGATGTGTCTGAGTGGGTTGGCGACAGCGGCAACATTTCCATCGATGAGGCAACAGGATTCAATGTTGCTGTGAATATTGCGGAAATCAGCGACAACAAACTGGTCGTGAGCTCGGGCAGTAATGACTTGGAGTATGGCGTCAGAATCAATACCGGAACAGAAATCACTGCGCAGGATGGTACAGAGCTGCTTACTGCCGGTGATGGAGAAACCGCAACTGGAACATTGCAAGCTCGTTTCGTTGGTGGTGTGGTTGACAGTGATGCCGAGGCTGGCGACTACTCAGGTCAACTAACCTTCACTGTCGTAGCTGAAGAAGCAGAATAAGTCAGGTTTCTATTGCGAAATATTGGAATATCACTGTGTTGGAATATCACAGTGTTGGCAATTTCAACAGTTTCGCAATCTCATGTAGTGACGGCGATTGTGCTTGTTAAACCATCGCCAATGGATGTGTGCCGTGTCTTGGTGTTGGGAGTGCGGCACAGACGGTATCAATACCGTACTTATGGTCGCGTGCACACACACGCGACCACCACTCAACATTCCCAGTGGTAGTGGTGCACATGATGCGGAATTGGTGAGCGAGGCTTCGCTCGCAACAATCTCTTCAAAGAAGTGGTGAGGGTTCAATGAGACAGAACAGCATTCCAGCGCAGGTGCGACGGGTTCAGGTGCCGCAGGCACAGAGGAACGCACGACTGCGCCCGCAAAAGCGTCTGCTGAGTATGCTGCTATTGCTCCTCACCTGTGTAGCCGCCAGCATCATCTGCGCCAACGTCTTAACCCCACAACCAGCATCCGCGAGTGATGAACAGGGTTACGGCAACGATGGGTATTTCAGCGCGTTGA from the Bifidobacterium sp. genome contains:
- the tenA gene encoding thiaminase II, which codes for MSTKRPAVLPVSFDHLSRSVSTPIARRFYEVSKDVWQEGYEQPFVQELGKGTLSKERFTFYMLQDYLYLNDYAKVHALAMTKSDDDRIIERMVQVQQAIVGERDQVHKSYIERYGITREQIEGATQSAFARAYTSNMLAIAYAKPLVDVLVAVLPCAWVYADYGTRLAHDNSATLAANPYKDWVDMYAADDFWQSAVWLLDIIEDQTRELSERRLKELDSIFRVGVEHEYMFWDSAYRMQRSWKAQWDER